Below is a window of Solanum stenotomum isolate F172 chromosome 7, ASM1918654v1, whole genome shotgun sequence DNA.
AATCCTGCAGCTAATGGATGAAGTGTCGAAGAATAATAGAGCATGGCACACCAGGGATGCTAAAGTAGGAGATCTTGGGTTCACTTTTCAGGTTTCAGCTGAacagaagaagagagaagaagaaaaggatcaGGATATGGCTCATATGAGAACCTAGATAGACCTACTCACGAAGCATATCATGGCAAGTTCTAAGAAGATAAATGTTATGGGAGCCTCAAATAGGTATAAAGATCAGGACATCGATTTAGATGAGAAGGGAAAATACTTAGGAAACCAGGGGGGTTTTCAGAATTATAACTTGGGAAACCAAggatataattttgataatcCAGGTCGGAACTACTCCAGAGAACGGTAGTATTAAAGGCCAGCAAATAGAGAACAAGGCAAATGGTAGAACAAAGATGGCTATATGAATGACCTCTGTGGTGTTTATGTACCCCTGGTTGATAGAGATCGAACATGTGGTAGTTCTAGCGGGTCTAAATTATAAGATATGTTAGCGACAATGTTACAAAAAGTTGAGTCTACTGATGTAGGTGTTAAAGAAATGAAGGGCGATTTCTTCGGTATAAGTCAAATGGTGGATTCTCACACCACTTCTATCAAGCAGATAGAGCAACAGTTGGGACAACTATCAGCATCACTAAACCAGAGAAAGAATGGGTCACTACCAAGTGATACTATTCAGAATCCCAAGAAAGATGGACACTGCATGGCCATCACCACCAGAAGCGGTAAGATTCTTAATGAACCAGTATCTGTAGGTACTAAGCAGGAACATGGTATGGGgagagatgaagaagaagatgttgACGCTGAACATGTAGATGATACAGAAGAAGCCCAACCAACAAAAAAGTAGGCCAAggtaaaagaaacaaaagtagAGGATACTTTGTCTTTACAAAAGATACCGAGAGCTCCTCTTCCTTTCCTTCAAAGACTTAAGAAGAAAGCTGAGGATGGGAAATTTGCAAAATTCATAACTATATTGAGACAACTATCAGTGAACATCCCATTGGTGGAAGCTCTGGAGAAGATGCCAAGATATGCTAAGTTCATGAAGGACTTAGTCACAAAGAAACAAATTACATGTTTTGAATTATCTGACAACATTCATCATTGTAGTACTATTGCTAGAAGATCTTTGGTGCAGAAAAAGAAGGATCTAGGTTCACTCACTATACCATGCACCATCAGATCATTTGAGTTTGCAAAGGCCCTATGCGATTTAGGTGCAAGTATAACTCTGATGTCTCTAGCCATTTACAAGAAATTGGGCTTGGGGATTCCAAATCCCACCGCGATGAGGTTTACGATAACAAATAAGTCAGTAAAGCAGCCTACAAGTATTTTATGTTATGTTCTTGTAAAAGTGGACAGTTTCATTTCTCCGGCAGGATTCATGATTCTTGATTGCGAAGTAGACTTTGAGATTCCTATAATTTTAAGAAGACCATTTTTTGGCTACATGTCAAACTTTGCTTGATGTTGAGAGCGGAGAGATGAAATTCAGGCTCAACAATGAGGAGGTAAAGTTTAAGATATGCAGGTCTATGAAGCAACTACAAGATAGTAATGTGGTGTCTCCAATAGTGGTCTTTGATGAATGGGAGCTGGGAGCTGCTATTGAGGAAATGTCTGATGTTGAAACATTGAAAGCCATGCTAATGAATTTTGAAGAAGACTTCTAGAATGATTATGTGGAGACTGTGAATGTTGTACAGGGCATGGGATCACATTCTTATGCTCCAAAGAAATTAGACCTGGATCTGAAAAACATGCCAAGCAAAGCCATTCATTGAGGAACCACCTGTGCTTGCACTGAAACAGTTACCCAGTCACCTAAGGTATGTCTTTTTGGGTACTAATAACACTTTGCCAGTCATTTTGGCTGTAGATTTGAATGATGAACAGGTGTAGGCTGTGGTTAGAGTCTTGCCAAGATATAAAAAGGTGATCGAATGGACTACTGCTGATATCATTGGGATACCTCCGGGCATCTGTACTCATAAAATCACACTTGAGGAGGATTGCAGCCTGAGCATAGAGCACCAAGGGAGGTTAAATTCACTAATGCAAGAGGTGGtcaaaaaggaaatcataaagTGGCTGGATGCACGAGAGGTGTACCCTATTTGTGACAGTCCTTGGGTTAGCCTTATGcagtgtgtgcccaagaaaggttGTATGAAAGTGGTGGCAAATACGAAGAACAAATTGATCCCACAAAGTCCAGCCACTGGTTGGCGAGTATGCATGGATTATAGAAAGCTGAACAAGTGGACCTTGAAGGACCACTTCCtaatgccattcatggatcagatgcttGACATGTTGGCGAGCAAAGGGTGGTACTGTTTCTTAGATGGATATTGTGGGTATAACTAGATATGAATTGCACCAGAAGATGAGGAAAAAACCACATTTACATGTCCTTATGGTACTTTTGCGTTCAAACGCATGCCATTTGGATTATGCAATACACCAATAACTTTCCAGAGGTGTATGATGTCCATATTCTCGAAAATGGTAGAGAACACTTTGGAAgtattcatggatgatttttctttGGTAGGTGACATATTTGATGATTCTTTGTTGAATCTTAGCAGTGCATTACAAAGATGCGAGGAGGCTAATTTGGTGCTTAACTGGGAGAAGTGCCATTTCGTTGTTAAGGAAGGTATAGTCTTAGGTCACAAGGTGTCACAGAAGGGACTGGAGGTAGATAAAGCGATGATTGAGCTAATTGAAAAGTTTCCTCCGCCTATTTGTATGAAAGGTATTCGATTTTTTAGGGTATGCATGATTCTATAGGtgattcatcaaggatttctcaaaaattgcacaccccTTGTGCAAGCTATTAGAGAAAGAGGTGAAATTTGCCTTTGATGATGCATGCTTAAAAACATTTGAATGCCTGAAGGAAAAGCTGATATCTGCTCCAATGATCATTGGCCCGGATTGGTCGGAaccatttgaggtaatgtgtgatggaAGTGGTACTACCTTGGGAGTTGTGTTGGGGCAAAAAACTAACAAGATCTTCCATCCTATCTAGTATGCTAACAAATCACTAGACGGAGCATAGTGCATTTACACCATTACTAAACAAGAACTACTGGCTATGGTATATGCATTTGAGAAGTTCAGGGCATAATTGCTAAACACTAGAGTGATTGTGCACACAGATCATGCAACACTGCGATATCtaatggcaaagaaagatgcaaaCCCGAGATTGATAAGATGGGTGTTGTTGCTTCAAGAATTTTACTTCAAAGTCAAAGAcataaaaagttgtgaaaatcAGGTGGTTGATCACCTGTCTAGGTTGGAAGCAGAGAAAAAGGCAGAACTCAAGTTACACATAAATGACTCATTCCCAGATGAGAAGGTATGAGCTGCCACTCTTGATCTCATTCCTTGGATTGCTGACTTTGCAAATTTTATTGTCAGTAATTTGATGCCTAAAGGGCTAACATTCTAGTGAAGGAATAAATTCCTATATGATGTGGGaaagtatttttgggatgaTCCATATCTGTACAGGGTGTGTGCTGATAACTTCATCAGGTGATGTATCCCTGAAGCTGAGATGCTTATATTTTAGAAGCCTGTCACTCCTCTCCTGTAGGTGGTCATCATGGGGCTGCACTGACTGCCCACAAGTTACTCCAGAGTGGGTACTAATGGCATACAATCCATCAATAATCAATTGATCTAGTCAAGGGGTGTGATGTGTGCTAGAGGCAAAAAGCTATCTCTCGGTGGCATGAAATGCCAGTGACACCTATTTTAGAGGTGGAAATATTTGATGTATGGGGAGTTGACTTCATGGGATCATTTGTGATCTCCTATGGGCAAAAGTACATATCGGTGGCAGTTGACTATGCGTCCAAATGGGTTCAGGCAGTCGCCTTGCTTGAAAATAATAGTAAAGTGTTGTTGGTTTTCTATAGAAGAACATATTCTCAAGGTTTGGTACACCTAGAGCGATTATCAATGATTGAGGCTGCCATTTCTGTAATAAAGTGTTCAGTGCACTTTTGGCTAAATATGCAGTAAAACAGCACAAGGTGGCAACACCATATCATCCGTGGACAAGTAGCTAAGTTGAGTTATCGAATCGAGAGATCAAATTGATTTTGGCAAAGACAGTGAATACCAACAGGACAGATTAGGCTAGGAAGTtggatgatgctctatgggcatatcgaaCAGCTTTCAAGAAACCTattggtatgtctccatatcagTTGGTGTTTGGAAAGGCATGCCATTTGCCTGTCGAGCAGGAGCATACGACACTCTGGGCACTAAAGGAGTTGAACCTCAGTTAGAGTGAAATAACGAACCTAAGACTAGATTAGATTAATGAGATGGATGAATTCCTCTAGAGAGCTTGTGATAGGTCTGTACTGTACAAGGAAATGATGAAGTTGAATCATGAAAAGCACATTGAGAAAAGAACCTTCAGTCCTGGTGATTTGGTGCTACTTTTCAACTCCAGGATTCATCTGTTTCATAGGAAACTAAGATCCAAGTGGTCTGGGCCATTCAAGGTAACTCAGATATTTCAATCGGGTGTTATTGATCTTGAGAATGACAAAGCCGAGAGGTTCAAAGCTAATGGTCAGCGAATCAAGGCGTACTTGGGAGTCCTGGAGGAAGTGAAAGTAGTGGGGGAATGCaaacttgatgaagtctgagtaatcaagtaaCCTACTTCACGCCACGATGTTAAATTGTgcactgcttgggaggcaacccatgatTGTAAATTGAATAGGGAGTTTATATTTTAGcatagttatatttttttatatagtatCACTGCGTGTTGGTATGTACACGAAAAAGTCGGATAAAGAATTAAGGAGCTGGAACTAGGAAGTTCTTCATGGGCTACTACATAGACCGTGATGCTCTTTATAGGCAACTATATAGTCTGTCTCAGTCATCACCAGTCTTAGAGGAGCTACTGGAAGTTAGAACAATAGGTTCACAGAAGGGTTTACGGCCCGTCAGGCTTTGTATAGACCGTTTAGCCTCTCGTGAACCTCATGTTAGTTTCCTCACCTATGTAATGTTCAAGGACATTCTCAAGGACCGTTGTGCCCTTCACGAGCATCACCACGGTCTGTCATAATAGTCCACCAATGCCTAGTTGACCCGACCCGACCAGCGTGAAATTAAAGTTGATTTTAAACGTTTTATATATCTCCTAAAGCGCCAAAGGTcagtttttctctcttttctctcatCCATGATGGTTCTTTAGTCTATTAAATAGTTTCTCACCATCCATAACTCCAAAAATAATCAAGGAATAAAAACCCTAAGTCTATTATTGTGACGAATcaatattgcattgcatctctCGTTTTCAAAGTCAAAACTCCAACAATTATTGAAGTAAGTTCTTCTCCCTACTTGATATAAGTTTGATCTTATCTAGAATCAAGTTAGAACTATGAATTTTTGGTTGATTTTGTATATTCTTACTTGATAAAGTATGTGTTAGGTTCTAATTATGATGGGTAGGTTTGAATATGTTGAAATTGGTGATTTGCTTTTCTGGGTAGGATTAATTTGTGTGGGAATAGTGTTGTATAATGATCTAATTGTAAATATGAGTACAAGTTGAGTAAGTCAGGTATGCCCATGTGATTTTTGCCTGTAAATTATGTTgaaattgagaaattaaaaTTGTTTGCATGTGGGTATGTGCGTATTAGGCAAATATTACTCTCATGTGAATGATGATGGGTGAGAGTTAGTAGATTAATTATACAGATGTGCTAAAATGTCTCGTAAAAGTGGGATTGGGTGCAGATAATGGATAAATTCTGACATAGTGCACATTTGGGAGGAAAAGTCACTGGAAAAGTCGCTAAGTGTAAGTCCACGATGGGCTTCACAGACCGTGAAGGGAGCCATGGGCCGTGGAACCACTTGTGGTCCACTCTTGGCACCTAATGAAATCACTATTGAACCAACTAAGCCATTGTCTCTTGTCCACGATGTTTTCCATGAACCGTGGTACCCACCACGGCTAGTGTTGACTTccgtataaaaaaatattaattcagtttttcattttgaaaatgTGGCCCTTCCCAATGACATATTATGTGACGACATTCTTAAGGCAAGGTGTCACATTGCATTTACacaggggaagtctgagtacccgtTAGTGTGTGCTTTTACTTGCTTCAATTATTAATCTATTTTGGTTTTTTTCAGGTACTATGGGACCCCAAAGAAAGATTACACCACCGTATACCTCACCACCTCCCTCATCAACTCATAGTGATAATGCAAGAGAGTCTAGTAGCTCGGAGGTTCAGGTCAATACCATACTTGAAGAGCAATCCCTTTGAGCTACTAGATCACGAACAACGATGGCTATTCTTCAGAACACTCCTTCCCAGTATGAAGAGGAAGGTAGTGGATTCGGGAGTGGTAAGGCATCTGGTAGTAGTTCCGAAAGCGGTGAAAAATATGTTAGAGGTTCTAGTAGCGGTGAAGAGTCTATCAGTTGCTCTCAGGAGAATTTAGCTGCAGCTCACCTTGAAGTAGGAGTAGAGACTGAAATGAGGGTATATGAAGAAAAAGATGTTCAAGAAGAGGATGATGATAATAGCTCTAGGTACCGATGGTCAAATTTGTTCACCAACGTGAATCTGACCCAGTGGTGAGGCAGCAGTTAATTGACTATTTTCGTAGTATGTGGACTGTGAATAGGTCAAAAGACTTCTTTGTGCATGGGATCGTGTCCAAGGTGGGAGGTTTTGGTTGATGACCAATCATACCCGAAACTAGGGTAGTAGTACCTGACATTCAGGCATTTCCCGACATATACAAGGTGTTCCAACGACATAAATTCGAGTGGATGAACAACCTATCTAGAGAGTTCTCTTGTTATCTCACAAGACAAATCTATGCTTCATATACAACCACACAAATGAATTTTGCTGCAGACACATAAACTACTAAGAGGGGGCAGAAAGCAGTTCAAGCACCTGGGGACCACTTAATTCAGTAATAGTGCGAGGCAAATTTGTGGATATCTCTGACGCCACAATCAATAAGATGCTACATGGTCCAAGAATACATAGCACCGCCCTCAGTTGACCTTTTTGAGGGTAAACACAATATAGTAACAAGGGAGGCTGAGATGGAGGATCCGACTTCGAGGGAGCGGGTCTTGCGCAGGATTGCTGGATTGCTGGATTGATTGCATCAGAGGGTGAGAATGTGGCATGGGTAGTAGGGCCACAAGTTCAGATTACTAAAGCTTCATTATCCTTCACGACCAAGATTTGGTAGGTTATTGTTCATGCACAGTTGCGGCCTACAACAAATGATAACATTTTATCACCATCCCTCGCATCACTAGTCGCTTGCTTCATGGCTGGTAACCTAGTAAATGTAGGCCGTTTCATCACAAAAAAATGAGTGACAGAGCACTGAATGAGAGAGCTGATTTGTAATTTCCTTGTATAATAGGGAAGTTGTGCCGGCACGCCAATATTCCACCAAATAAGCTGATAGACAAATGGTTGGAAGCACACAGGATCACCACGACATCTAAAATCAAATATGTTGCCAACCATATTTTTGGTGTGAGGGCTGGAGCAGTGGGACCATTGGCAGTCATACCACATGTATCACTCGATATCCCACAGGCTGATAGAGGTCCTGAATAGGGTGAATCATCACAACCACTTACGTGGGAGCCACCACCACCATCTTCAGCCTCCTAGGCCTCAGGTACGATCGTCATTATTCCTACTTCATTGTTTGAGACATTGGTTGCAGATCAGAGGTAAACTAAAGCCATCATCGACCAAATTGTGCTCAAACTACCTCAGGTTTTTCAGCGTGATATGTTAACTGCAGAGAAGCGGCTGAAAGATGAGATGCAGACAGAATTGGCGGTACTTAAATATAGGATGGACAGTCTTGAGGTCCATGTGCAGAATCAGTAGCAGGCAACTAATTCGGTAAATGCGGAGGATTTGAAGACACAGTTAGCTAAGATGAGAGCCGATATAGCAAAACTAGCTTAGAAGCAGGTCAATGTGCCCCCTCCGATTGTGCCAGACTCTTTGATGCTCTTGTTCAGTGAGTCTCGTTCCACTAAAGTCCTTGATGATTTATGGGGCGATGTACGTGAACACAAAATCCAAcaagagaaaacaaagagaTGGGAAGTCTAATGAGGAGAAGCTCACTAACCTCTCCAAAGAGGAAATGAGGCAGCACAAAAAGCCCTCAAAGAGTCCTTGAGATTAGCAAGGGAAGCAGAAGCACTTGCGCAGCAGAGGCAAGATGCAGTGTTAGCTGAAGCTTCTAGTAGCGTGGTACCTTCCCTAGTTAGCAGTAGTCAGCCTGATCCAGTGCAGGTTTGTGAGAGTGCACCCATTCACAAGGGTGCCGACATTGCTCTGAGTACTGACGCCTAGTGCGTCGTATGTATGACCGCTCCTCGCAACATtgtattgtttttctttatttactttGAGGGAAAAATACTTCTGTTTGGGGAGGGGTGGTGAGAAACCTGCcgttttagctgttagaatgtaTTGACGTTGGCTCTGTTTTGTGTTCTGATAAGTTGTGAAGTTTTGATGTTTGTGGGTGTTTTCatgaaaattgtgaattttgtcTGTGTTGAATTGTGCAGCAGTTAGGCTTTTGAGTTTGTGTTGTgtctgaaataataataaatatgtcccTACCTAAAAATTTGACTGTTAGGCTCTTTAGATGACATCATAGGTACTCATGTGTTGAACATTGCTAGCCTGTAACATAAATTACTTAACTAAGAAACTGGAAAATATAGTCATGTGTCATGTGCGTGCAAGGTTTTCATGAAGTCTAACACTAGGTGcagaaactagaacttgcctgaGTAGTCTAGCCACAATCTGAGAATAACTGGATAGGAAGTGATCAATAGGCCATTTTGCTAAACCCACTAAAAGCCAAAAATAAACCACCAAATAAAAAGCATGacctttgaaattttttttgttcttaccCTCTTGATATCATATTCTTGGATCTCAGAAGATACGATGCCacaacttaggccaaaacctaagttgagggtgattaCACTCCGTGCAGAAAATTAAAACATCAAAAGAAGGATCACTCAGTCAGCTTTGATGCAGAAAGTCTAAATACTCGCTTGATTAGGAGAAAtgtgcaaatatatatatatatatatatatatatatatatatatatataaagaaggaaaataaaaagaaaaagaaaaagggttgCTGCTGGGATGCACTTAAATGAAAAAGGAGGGAGTCGCTCAGATAAAGTGGTGTACGAATAAAACTTTGGAGAACCAACGTATTAGTCACtcaaaaaaaccaaaaataccATTCAAAACCCAATCTTATGTTACAAGCTTAAGAAAGCCCTACAGTGATCCTATTCCAATTATTTGATAGATAGAGCGTAGAAAACAATGGCAAGCCtatgatatttttgtttttagtgTTAGAAGTTCTTTGAGAGGGTGAGCGTAGAACTTAATCTCAATTACCATGTGTGAGGGACTTCCTTTATGTGAGGACACTGTGACTACATTTGACAGTAAAATTGTGTTGACTGATAGTACACAGGCATAAGCATGGTTGACTGTGAGTAATGGGATGTCAtaaattgatccttgcatgttaGATAGATGGTTTTGGATACAAATTGTGAATGAGATGGTTGATGCATGTTAGTATTGGATCTTTAGGGTTTAAGCGTcaaatgttttgtttttctcaTCACTTAAGGACAAGTGATGGctctaagttgagggtgttgatgtgccGTGAAATATTGGCACATTTGCTGCTTAAAAATATGGATCAACGCTAGAATCAAGTGTATTTTGTAAGATTTGATGTGTGTGTTGAATGTCTAGACACGTTTGCACGTGAGTGGAAAagttgagaaaaaaagaaacttaaAATGATGGTTCTGAAGGAAACACCACGGAGCCTAGTATGGGCAGTGGTTATCTTGACGGGCCATCATAATGCCCGTGCTGCTAGAGCAGTGAACCTGGAAATCATGATGTTGAGAACCAAActccaagtgaagaccacagaTCCCTAGACGAGCCGCTGTCCTCTTGAAGTGTTGTGATGCTGCTCGTAGAGATTAACCAGTGGGAAACCTTGAGGAGTTGCACTATGGTTTGGCCAAGTAAAGACCACAGACAGCTAGACGGGATGGGTCTTTAATCATTATAACGGTCCGTGATGCAGCTCGTGGTGGATTTCCAGTGGACAGGCCTTGAAGAGCTATGTTTTGAAATTGCTACGTAAGGACCATGGAGGGCTTCACGGACTGTGAAGCTCTTAACGGGTCGTCTTATTGTCCGTGATAAGTCCAAAAAAATCAGTCCTACTTTGAGTAGGACTCTTTTTAGACAgactatttgaattaattaggttgtaattttatttttgtctcttGATATCTGGAACGAGCGACTACTTTCTAAATATTCTCTACTTGGGATTTTGATCAATTAACATTGAATCGataattaaagtttgatttggtttttgaATATCAAGTGTTGTTTGAATCTGCTAGTCTTTGTAAGTGATTTCTCTTAATGTATTCATTATGTATCTTTGCTTATTCAATTGAAGGGATGCGAGGCTAATCACCACAACTAGGATTCTGGGAACTATGACTAATATCTGAGTTTAGTTTCTTAAAACGAGTAGAATGTGATTCATATTTGCAGAAATTAACTTAACTTTCGTTATTCACTCTTTCTAATGAGTGCACAATTTAGAACTTGCCTATATCTAtcaattgtttgagagaaaatttataGTTAGGAAAAAGTCGGGTTAAACAGTTGAATTGGAGTGAAAGTTTGAGTTCGAGAGAAGAGAACTTTGACACTAAATTATGCGATGGTAAAATCAAATAACACTCTAGGACCAAGAGGATTTGAGTGGAGAGTTATCTAACTCGCTTGTAATTTGCAAATAATGAATTACCTGAACCTCATTCATGAATCAACACTAGATGTAATATTATGGGAAACACTGCCCTGGTTTCATTCATTAATCATCACAATGTTGAAATTAACGGTCTGTTAACTCTATTGGTTACCTGAACCTTACAATCAAACCCATTTTACATTTTG
It encodes the following:
- the LOC125869902 gene encoding uncharacterized protein LOC125869902; translated protein: MLQKVESTDVGVKEMKGDFFGISQMVDSHTTSIKQIEQQLGQLSASLNQRKNGSLPSDTIQNPKKDGHCMAITTRSGKILNEPVSVGTKQEHGMGRDEEEDVDAEHVDDTEEAQPTKKLKKKAEDGKFAKFITILRQLSVNIPLVEALEKMPRYAKFMKDLVTKKQITCFELSDNIHHCSTIARRSLVQKKKDLGSLTIPCTIRSFEFAKALCDLGASITLMSLAIYKKLGLGIPNPTAMRFTITNKSVKQPTKDHFLATCQTLLDVESGEMKFRLNNEEVKFKICRSMKQLQDSNVVSPIVVFDEWELGAAIEEMSDVETLKAMLMNFEEDF